In the Mytilus galloprovincialis chromosome 10, xbMytGall1.hap1.1, whole genome shotgun sequence genome, one interval contains:
- the LOC143049849 gene encoding uncharacterized protein LOC143049849 — MIALLTNLTNLDHYDKLPLATDTTAAADLGRMKYYRNLIAHTTDGKFENSFFSKAWNDIIEAVSRLGGQSMLDECNESRTTHLNHSTVPWNIRVQISETLEAWTLDDSDFVETKAAIYVLKCIQEHSCVNIIASSGVGKTVTLRHVALQMAADGYNVLRVTNPHDIIQFNNPNEKTLFVLDDFCGTYSINQSDLNILEPVMDSIKDLLNRHKTTKIIVACRLQVYQDDKFESLTIFRTCVCNLLSEGLCLSQTDKQSIAELYLKEKTSDIIQNCDLYDCFPLLCKLYNKNPKPNIIDFFKNPFQVYKKEIDKLHKNGHFKKYCALALCVMFNNRLKEEWLTGEIDKETKRIIKNTCEACKLDRGTSRLTLLDGMKSLIHTFMIKEQDLYTSIHDKIFDFLAYYFGQNMLQCVIKNADSWVISQRFLLEKRDNKVQFITIVPAKYHLMYMQRMIDDWSKGKVDHVFDSLNLQIPEIRQIYLCYLKTLDISCQRQLALTCDVACNNTILIHCCFLGDIPFINWCINHGIDVNQCNLRGESPLLVTAQEGHTEVMKLLLDNKADINKCEQNEISPLFIACCKNRAEIVKLLLAHNANIDKCRHNGESPLVSACLNNNTEVVKLLLDKKADINKLTDEGASPLLLACQSNYIKIVKLLLDNKANIATCAYNGASPLYVACQHNHEELAKLLLENKAEINSCLNSGESPLWIACQNNHIAIVNILLNKEADINKCKDDGASPLYVACQNNNVDIVKILLHNKADVNKCSDSGASPLFIASHSNRTDIVKLLLDSKSDINKCLNVGASPLFIACMNNHIEIVKILLYNNADIHKCEDSGRSPLFIACENNHKEIVKLLLDNKADVNKCNDNVPTPLFMACQNGIIEIVKVLLDNKADINKCNDKGASPLYIACQKNNIKIVKVLLDNRADINKCLNNGASPLLIACWQNHIELVGLLVAFKADIDKCANNGATALFIACQKNHKEIVKVLLDNKADINKCTFSGSSPLFVSYMSHHKDIVEMLVQNGADCNKLFAMMFQLVDSYYLQ; from the coding sequence TTCAAATAAGTGAGACATTGGAAGCATGGACATTAGATGATTCTGATTTTGTTGAAACGAAGGCTGccatatatgttttaaaatgtatacaggAACACAGCTGTGTAAATATTATCGCAAGTTCTGGTGTTGGAAAGACAGTAACTCTACGACACGTGGCATTACAAATGGCTGCCGATGGGTACAATGTTTTACGCGTAACCAATCCACATGACATTATACAATTTAACAATCCAAATGAAAAAACACTGTTCGTTCTGGATGACTTTTGTGGAACTTATTCTATTAATCAATCTGACCTGAATATATTGGAACCTGTCATGGATAGTATAAAAGATTTATTGAATCgacataaaacaacaaaaatcattGTTGCATGTCGACTTCAAGTTTATCAGGATGATAAATTTGAATCCTTAACAATTTTCAGGACATGTGTATGCAACTTGTTATCGGAAGGTTTGTGTTTAtcacaaacagataaacaatcaaTAGCAGAACTATATCTTAAAGAGAAAACATCAGACATAATTCAGAACTGTGATTTATATGATTGTTTTCCACTTCTCTGTAAACTGTATAATAAAAATCCTAAACCAAACATAATAGATTTCTTCAAGAATCCATTTCAAGTTTATAAAAAAGAGATTGACAAGTTACATAAAAAtggacattttaaaaaatattgtgcCTTAGCTCTGTGTGTCATGTTTAACAACAGACTAAAAGAGGAATGGTTGACAGGTGAAATAGACAAagaaacaaaaagaataataaaaaatacatgtgaaGCGTGTAAACTGGACAGAGGAACTTCTCGACTTACCTTATTAGATGGAATGAAGTCTCTTATACATACATTCATGATAAAAGAACAAGATTTATATACAAGTATccatgataaaatatttgacttCCTAGCATATTATTTTGGACAAAACATGCTTCAGTGTGTGATAAAAAATGCCGACAGTTGGGTTATTAGTCAAAGGTTTCTATTAGAAAAAAGAGATAATAAGGTTCAGTTTATCACAATAGTACCAGCTAAATACCACCTAATGTACATGCAGCGAATGATTGATGATTGGTCTAAAGGTAAAGTAGATCATGTGTTTGATAGTCTCAATTTGCAAATACCAGAGATCAGACAGATATATCTCtgttatttaaaaacattagATATTTCATGTCAGAGACAATTAGCACTAACTTGCGATGTTGCTTGCAATAACACTATTCTAATACACTGTTGTTTCTTAGGTGATATTCCATTCATCAACTGGTGTATTAATCACGGTATTGATGTCAATCAGTGCAACCTTAGAGGTGAGAGTCCTTTACTTGTTACTGCACAAGAAGGCCATACAGAGGTAATGAAGTTATTACTAGACAACAAGGCGGACATAAATAAGTGTGAACAAAACGAGATATCTCCCTTGTTTATTGCTTGTTGCAAAAACCGCGCAGAGATAGTTAAGCTGTTACTTGCCCACAATGCAAACATTGATAAGTGTAGACATAATGGAGAATCACCATTAGTTAGTGCTTGTCTTAATAATAACACAGAAGTAGTAAAATTATTATTGGACAAAAAAGCAGATATTAATAAGTTAACAGATGAGGGAGCATCTCCTTTATTACTTGCTTGTCAAAGTAACTATATAAAGATTGTTAAGTTATTACTAGACAACAAGGCAAATATAGCAACGTGTGCATATAATGGAGCGTCTCCCTTGTATGTTGCCTGTCAGCATAACCATGAAGAGCTAGCGAAGTTATTACTGGAGAACAAGGCAGAAATCAATTCATGTTTGAATAGTGGAGAATCTCCATTGTGGATTGCTTGTCAGAACAATCATATTGCAATAGTAAATATATTACTGAATAAAGAGGCAGATATTAATAAGTGTAAAGATGATGGAGCATCGCCTTTGTATGTTGCTTGTCAGAATAATAATGTAGATATAGTTAAGATTTTACTGCATAACAAGGCTGATGTTAATAAATGTTCCGATTCAGGTGCTTCTCCTTTGTTTATTGCTAGTCATTCAAATCGTACAGACATTGTAAAACTATTACTCGACAGCAAGTCTGATATCAATAAGTGCCTGAACGTTGGAGCATCCCCGTTGTTTATCGCTTGTATGAACAATCATATAGAGATAGTAAAGATATTACTGTACAACAATGCAGACATTCATAAGTGTGAGGATTCAGGAAGATCTCCGTTGTTTATCGCTTGTGAGAATAATCATAAAGAGATAGTAAAGTTATTATTGGACAACAAAGCAGACGTTAATAAGTGTAACGATAATGTGCCAACTCCCTTGTTTATGGCTTGTCAAAATGGTATTATAGAGATAGTTAAGGTATTACTTGACAACAaagcagacattaataagtgtaacGATAAAGGGGCATCTCCCTTGTATATTGCTtgtcaaaaaaataatataaagatagTAAAGGTTTTACTGGACAATAGAGCAGACATAAATAAGTGTTTGAATAATGGAGCATCACCTTTGCTAATTGCTTGTTGGCAGAATCATATAGAACTAGTAGGGCTGTTAGTTGCCTTCAAAGCAGATATTGATAAATGTGCAAATAATGGAGCAACAGCGTTGTTTATTGCTTGTCAGAAAAATCACAAAGAGATAGTAAAAGTACTACTGGACAACAAGGCCGATATCAATAAGTGTACATTCAGTGGATCATCTCCTTTGTTTGTATCGTATATGAGTCATCATAAAGACATAGTAGAAATGCTGGTACAAAATGGAGCAGATTGCAATAAATTGTTTGCTATGATGTTTCAGCTAGTGGATTCTTACTATTTACAATGA